The Moraxella nasicaprae sequence TTGGTGCACCAAATGATTTGTCAATCACAACATTGCGACCTTTTGGGCCTAAGGTAACTTTGACGGCGTTGGCTAGGATATTCACGCCATCAATCATCTTTTCACGGGCATTTGTACCAAAACTTACATCTTTTGCCATGTTTTTTCTCCGAACGATTGTAATTTTTTAATCAATTATGCTTCTAGCACGCCAAGCACATCGCTTTCTTTCATGATGAGCAATTCTTCGCCATCAACTTTGACCGTTTGACCAGCGTATTGGCTAAACAGCACCACATCGCCAACTTTGACATCTAAGGGACGCACACCATTGTCGGTGATTTGACCATTACCAGCAGCGATGATGGTGCCTTGTTGTGGCTTTTCTTGGGCAGAACCTGGCAATAGGATACCGCCAGCGGTTTTTTGCTCTTCTTCGGTGCGGCGAACCACGATGCGGTCGTGCAATGGACGAATTTTCATAAAAACTCCTTAACTTTGACAATTATTTTTTCATTAAGCAAATGATTTGCTCAAAATCTTGGCTTACAGATGGTGTTTGTGGTGCAATTTTTCAAGCAATTTTTTAC is a genomic window containing:
- a CDS encoding co-chaperone GroES — its product is MKIRPLHDRIVVRRTEEEQKTAGGILLPGSAQEKPQQGTIIAAGNGQITDNGVRPLDVKVGDVVLFSQYAGQTVKVDGEELLIMKESDVLGVLEA